The following proteins are co-located in the Spirosoma montaniterrae genome:
- a CDS encoding methionine aminotransferase, producing MVPLAPPVLSSKLPRVGTTIFTVMSKLATDLNALNLSQGFPNFPTDPALLDLVTKAMRAGHNQYAPMPGVPLLREAIARKTIDCYGVSYHPDTEVTVTTGATEGLYAAITTVVQPLDEVVVFEPAYDSYVPAIELAGGVPVYVTLTPANNYAIDWAVVREKITDRTRLVIINTPHNPTGRVWTRDDLDTLAGLIRDRDIFVVSDEVYEHILFDGRTHHSLMTHPVLQERTFVIGSFGKTFHTTGWKIGYCLAPKELTAEFRKVHQFVTFSVSTPMQYALAEYLQQPERYQSLPSFYEQKRDLFLAAIAPSRFTFIPTEGTFFQNVSYASITDEPDYDLAIRLTHEIGVASIPTSVFYEPNAARPKNDYKMLRFCFAKDDDTLLQAAERLCKL from the coding sequence ATGGTTCCTCTCGCTCCGCCCGTGCTTTCGTCCAAACTCCCCCGCGTTGGCACCACTATTTTCACGGTAATGTCGAAGCTCGCTACCGACCTGAACGCGCTAAACCTGTCGCAGGGATTTCCGAATTTCCCGACCGACCCGGCCCTGCTTGATTTGGTGACGAAAGCGATGCGGGCCGGGCATAATCAGTACGCGCCGATGCCGGGGGTGCCGCTGTTGCGCGAAGCCATCGCCCGGAAAACCATTGATTGCTACGGCGTTAGCTACCATCCTGACACCGAAGTGACCGTTACCACCGGCGCGACCGAAGGGCTGTATGCGGCCATCACAACCGTTGTGCAGCCGCTGGATGAAGTTGTCGTGTTTGAACCGGCCTACGACAGCTACGTGCCGGCCATCGAACTGGCCGGGGGCGTTCCGGTATACGTGACGCTGACACCCGCCAATAACTACGCCATCGACTGGGCGGTAGTGCGCGAAAAAATCACCGACCGCACCCGGCTCGTTATCATCAATACGCCCCATAACCCCACGGGCCGCGTCTGGACCCGCGATGACCTCGACACGCTGGCCGGCCTGATTCGCGACCGGGATATTTTTGTGGTGAGCGACGAAGTATACGAACACATTCTGTTCGATGGCCGGACACATCATTCATTGATGACGCACCCCGTTTTGCAGGAACGGACGTTCGTGATTGGCTCGTTTGGTAAAACGTTTCATACAACGGGCTGGAAAATCGGCTACTGTCTGGCTCCGAAAGAGCTGACCGCCGAGTTTCGGAAAGTGCATCAGTTTGTCACGTTCAGCGTTTCGACGCCCATGCAATACGCACTGGCCGAGTACCTGCAACAGCCCGAACGGTATCAAAGCCTACCCTCTTTCTACGAACAAAAGCGCGACCTCTTCCTGGCAGCCATCGCGCCCTCGCGGTTTACGTTTATCCCTACAGAAGGCACCTTTTTCCAGAACGTCTCCTACGCCAGCATCACCGACGAACCCGACTACGACCTCGCCATCCGCCTAACCCACGAGATTGGCGTAGCATCGATACCTACGTCCGTGTTTTACGAGCCGAACGCGGCCCGCCCGAAAAACGATTACAAGATGCTGCGATTCTGCTTCGCCAAAGACGATGACACGCTGCTTCAGGCCGCTGAGCGTTTGTGTAAATTATGA
- a CDS encoding phosphotransferase family protein, translating to MLSPDSPRPVRPGEELDIAVLNNYLREHAPDMGLVLNVQQFPGGFSNLTYLLQTADGEYVLRSPPFGANIKGGHDMGREFRVLSLLRGHYDRVPRPVVFCEDVAVLGAPFYVMERVSGLILRAHMAPKLNLTPDRMRQLAEALVDNLVTIHGLDINTTGLVQLGKPEGYVQRQVEGWIKRYRAAETDEIPSMNAVGAWLSENYPPEQPPAFLHNDYKYDNVVLAADPETGEPMPLINGVLDWEMATVGDPLMDLGASLAYWSEAGDNPAHRNFNLTWLPGNLTRAEVVARYAERSGRDVSNILFYYVFGLYKNAVIAQQIYARWKQGHTKDDRFGQLLPMIVELGNKAAGSLKKGVI from the coding sequence ATGCTTTCTCCCGATTCTCCCCGCCCGGTTCGGCCTGGCGAAGAACTTGACATTGCCGTTTTAAATAATTACCTGCGTGAACACGCGCCCGATATGGGGTTGGTGCTGAACGTACAGCAGTTTCCGGGTGGTTTTTCTAACCTGACTTACTTGTTGCAAACGGCTGATGGTGAGTATGTTTTGCGCAGTCCGCCGTTTGGTGCGAACATCAAAGGCGGGCACGACATGGGCCGCGAATTCCGGGTGCTGTCGCTGCTGCGCGGGCACTACGACCGGGTGCCGAGGCCGGTTGTTTTCTGTGAAGACGTGGCCGTGCTGGGTGCGCCGTTCTACGTGATGGAGCGCGTGTCGGGGCTGATTTTGCGGGCGCACATGGCCCCCAAACTCAACCTCACGCCCGACCGGATGCGGCAACTCGCTGAAGCATTAGTCGATAATCTGGTAACGATTCACGGTCTTGACATCAACACAACGGGGCTGGTGCAGTTGGGAAAGCCTGAAGGGTATGTACAACGGCAGGTTGAGGGCTGGATAAAACGCTACCGGGCTGCCGAAACCGACGAAATCCCGTCCATGAACGCCGTAGGAGCCTGGCTGTCTGAAAATTACCCGCCTGAACAGCCGCCCGCTTTTCTGCACAATGATTACAAATACGATAACGTAGTGCTGGCCGCTGACCCCGAAACGGGCGAGCCGATGCCACTCATCAACGGTGTCTTGGACTGGGAGATGGCAACCGTGGGCGACCCGCTCATGGACCTCGGTGCATCGTTGGCCTACTGGTCGGAAGCGGGCGACAACCCCGCTCATCGGAACTTTAACCTGACGTGGTTGCCCGGCAACCTGACCCGCGCCGAAGTCGTGGCCCGCTATGCCGAACGCTCTGGCCGCGACGTCTCGAATATTCTGTTTTATTATGTGTTCGGGCTGTACAAAAACGCCGTGATTGCCCAGCAGATTTATGCCCGCTGGAAGCAGGGCCACACCAAAGACGACCGCTTCGGGCAGTTGCTGCCAATGATTGTTGAACTGGGTAATAAAGCGGCTGGAAGTTTGAAGAAAGGGGTGATTTAA
- a CDS encoding helix-turn-helix domain-containing protein, with protein sequence MKTKKNTAMTLSEFKRKHYGERGTPKRDELEIGYDNFKIGVMVQEARLEKGLTQAELAEKVGTTKSYISKIENNVKEVRISTLQKIVELGLGGQLRVIIDLR encoded by the coding sequence ATGAAGACGAAAAAAAATACGGCAATGACGCTTAGTGAATTTAAGCGTAAGCATTATGGTGAGCGAGGAACGCCTAAACGAGACGAATTAGAGATTGGCTATGACAATTTTAAAATTGGCGTGATGGTTCAGGAAGCTCGGTTAGAGAAGGGGCTAACGCAGGCTGAACTTGCCGAAAAAGTAGGCACAACAAAGTCATACATCTCCAAAATCGAGAACAACGTGAAAGAAGTGCGCATTTCAACACTTCAAAAAATTGTAGAACTTGGTTTGGGAGGGCAACTACGGGTTATAATTGATCTGAGATAA
- a CDS encoding acyl-CoA dehydrogenase family protein, producing the protein METIFTTERVRPLLKQVRDFVHNELIPLEADFSHHDVKTMLPVLEQKRQMVKAAGLWGLHLSEADGGYGLTLTEFGQISEQLAHAPFFGHYVFGCQAPDIGNTELLHRFASDELKERYLKPLMAGEIRSCFSMTEPDYAGSNPTRMATTAVREGNEYVINGRKWFTSSADGAAFAVAMVVTNPDAPMHQRASMIVVPTDTPGFKIERNIPVFGEAGSDWFSHAEVTYTNCRVPVSNVIAGEGMGFRLAQERLGPGRIHHCMRWIGNAERALDLMCRRAATREIEDDVMLGEKQFIQDFIAESRAEIDACRLYVLNTAYMIDTVGVANVRDAVSGIKFYVANAFLRVLDRAIQVHGALGVTDDTILSAMYRHERGARIWDGADEVHKQNLAASILKKYGLDIKKKARELQELRRMMQYASLNEK; encoded by the coding sequence ATGGAAACGATTTTCACAACCGAACGCGTCCGGCCTTTGCTAAAGCAGGTGCGCGACTTCGTTCACAACGAACTAATACCCCTCGAAGCCGATTTTTCGCACCATGACGTAAAAACCATGCTGCCTGTGCTGGAGCAGAAACGGCAGATGGTAAAAGCCGCCGGGCTGTGGGGGCTGCACTTGTCTGAAGCCGATGGGGGTTATGGTCTGACGCTCACCGAGTTTGGGCAAATCAGCGAACAGTTGGCCCACGCGCCGTTTTTCGGCCATTACGTATTCGGTTGTCAGGCTCCCGATATTGGCAATACCGAACTGCTGCACCGTTTCGCATCCGACGAACTGAAAGAACGTTACCTGAAACCGCTGATGGCGGGCGAAATCAGGTCGTGCTTCTCCATGACCGAACCCGACTACGCTGGCTCGAACCCGACCCGCATGGCAACCACCGCCGTGCGCGAAGGCAATGAGTATGTGATAAACGGGCGCAAATGGTTTACGTCGTCGGCAGACGGGGCCGCGTTTGCCGTAGCAATGGTGGTGACGAATCCCGACGCGCCCATGCACCAACGCGCCAGCATGATTGTAGTGCCGACCGATACGCCGGGCTTCAAAATAGAACGCAACATTCCGGTCTTTGGCGAAGCCGGTTCCGACTGGTTCAGCCATGCCGAAGTGACTTATACCAACTGCCGGGTGCCGGTCTCGAACGTGATTGCGGGCGAAGGGATGGGCTTCCGGCTGGCGCAGGAGCGGCTGGGGCCGGGGCGCATTCACCACTGTATGCGCTGGATTGGCAATGCCGAACGCGCCCTCGACCTGATGTGCCGCCGGGCTGCTACCCGCGAGATCGAAGACGACGTGATGCTGGGCGAAAAGCAGTTTATTCAGGATTTTATTGCCGAAAGCCGCGCCGAAATCGACGCCTGCCGATTATACGTCCTGAACACGGCCTATATGATTGATACGGTGGGCGTTGCCAATGTCCGCGATGCGGTGTCGGGTATCAAATTCTACGTTGCCAACGCCTTTCTGCGCGTCCTCGACCGGGCCATTCAGGTACATGGTGCGCTGGGCGTAACCGACGATACCATTCTCTCAGCCATGTACCGACACGAACGTGGTGCCCGCATCTGGGACGGTGCCGACGAGGTGCACAAGCAAAACTTAGCGGCCAGTATCCTGAAAAAATACGGCCTCGACATCAAGAAAAAAGCCCGCGAATTGCAGGAACTTCGCCGGATGATGCAGTACGCTTCGCTTAATGAAAAGTGA
- a CDS encoding beta-N-acetylhexosaminidase, whose protein sequence is MRPFTYLLLLLTTLAQAQKTPIYLIPQPVEIQEKTGSFVLNKTTAISYDRPDAEVTANQLAQRLRRATGFALPVRSVKTASANSVLLRINPTPNATLGREGYELSVSPTGVVLSANQPAGLFYGTQTLLQLFPPDVDNQTIVKRAWAVPAVRVVDYPRFGWRGFMLDVSRNFFTKQQVMRYIDNLAQLKINTFHWHLTDDEGWRIEIKSLPRLTEVGAFRVPRVGKWGEREPPKPGEAATDGGFYTQDDIREVVRYAQERHITIVPEIDVPGHSMAAIAAYPELSTTKDPNTRVNPGATFAEWFPNGTFKMNIENALNPSDEKVYAFLDKVFTEVAALFPGQYIHVGGDECYKGYWEKDPGCQALMKQENMQHVEQLQGYFMKRMEQILKSKGKKLIGWDEILEGGIAPEATVMSWRGIKGGIEAAKMGHDVVMSPTTFAYIDYMQGDPTLEPRIYASLLLKTCYEFEPVPEGVDPQRILGGQANLWTEKIQSVPHAEYMSFPRVWALSEVYWSPKAQRNFAGFVPRMETQMARADRAGINYARAAYDPVVTPTLTDNKLMVSLDGGIPGLQIYYTLNDGMPGRYDTLYNQPFEIPEGPLTLRVITYRNGQPIGRQITVTRDELLKRVKK, encoded by the coding sequence ATGCGACCCTTCACTTATCTTCTCCTACTGCTTACTACACTCGCACAGGCGCAGAAAACGCCCATCTACCTCATTCCCCAACCCGTTGAAATTCAGGAAAAAACCGGCTCGTTTGTCCTGAACAAAACAACAGCCATTTCCTACGACCGCCCCGATGCCGAAGTAACGGCCAATCAACTCGCGCAGCGGCTGCGTCGGGCAACGGGGTTTGCACTGCCGGTTCGGTCGGTTAAAACGGCGTCGGCCAACAGCGTTTTGCTTCGGATTAATCCAACACCCAACGCAACGCTGGGTCGGGAAGGGTACGAACTATCTGTGTCGCCAACGGGCGTGGTACTATCAGCCAATCAACCGGCGGGGCTGTTCTACGGTACACAGACGCTGCTGCAACTGTTCCCGCCCGACGTCGACAACCAGACTATTGTAAAACGTGCCTGGGCCGTTCCGGCGGTGCGGGTCGTCGATTATCCGCGCTTCGGCTGGCGGGGCTTCATGCTCGACGTGAGCCGAAACTTCTTTACCAAACAGCAGGTCATGCGCTACATCGACAATCTGGCGCAACTGAAAATCAACACGTTCCATTGGCACCTGACCGACGATGAAGGCTGGCGAATCGAAATCAAATCGTTGCCCCGGCTTACGGAGGTGGGCGCATTCCGGGTGCCGCGCGTAGGAAAGTGGGGCGAACGCGAACCGCCCAAACCCGGCGAAGCAGCTACCGATGGCGGTTTTTATACCCAGGACGACATTCGCGAGGTGGTTCGCTACGCCCAGGAACGCCACATCACCATCGTACCCGAAATTGACGTGCCGGGCCACAGCATGGCGGCCATTGCTGCCTACCCCGAACTGTCGACAACGAAAGACCCCAACACCCGCGTAAATCCCGGTGCTACGTTTGCCGAATGGTTTCCGAACGGTACGTTCAAGATGAACATCGAAAACGCGCTGAACCCGTCGGACGAAAAAGTTTATGCGTTCTTAGACAAAGTATTCACGGAAGTAGCCGCCCTGTTTCCGGGGCAGTACATTCACGTTGGGGGCGACGAATGCTACAAAGGGTATTGGGAGAAAGACCCCGGCTGTCAGGCACTGATGAAGCAGGAAAATATGCAGCACGTCGAGCAGTTGCAGGGCTATTTTATGAAGCGCATGGAGCAGATTCTGAAAAGCAAAGGCAAAAAGCTGATTGGCTGGGACGAAATCCTCGAAGGTGGCATTGCGCCCGAAGCCACCGTAATGAGCTGGCGCGGTATCAAAGGCGGCATTGAAGCGGCCAAAATGGGCCACGACGTGGTGATGTCGCCCACCACCTTCGCCTACATCGACTACATGCAGGGCGACCCAACGCTCGAACCGCGCATTTACGCATCGCTGCTGCTGAAGACATGCTACGAGTTCGAACCCGTTCCCGAAGGCGTTGACCCACAGCGGATTCTGGGCGGGCAGGCCAATCTCTGGACCGAAAAAATACAGTCTGTACCCCATGCTGAATACATGAGTTTCCCACGTGTGTGGGCGTTATCGGAGGTGTATTGGTCGCCCAAAGCCCAGCGCAATTTTGCCGGGTTTGTGCCGCGCATGGAAACGCAGATGGCCCGCGCCGACCGCGCCGGTATCAACTACGCCCGTGCAGCCTACGACCCCGTCGTGACGCCCACCCTCACCGACAACAAACTGATGGTTTCGCTCGACGGCGGCATTCCGGGATTACAAATTTACTATACCCTGAACGACGGTATGCCGGGCCGCTACGACACGTTGTACAATCAGCCATTCGAGATACCCGAAGGCCCGCTCACCCTGCGCGTTATTACTTACCGCAACGGGCAACCCATCGGTCGGCAAATCACCGTCACGCGGGACGAGTTACTGAAGCGGGTGAAAAAGTGA
- a CDS encoding carboxymuconolactone decarboxylase family protein, giving the protein MTPRIHPLPETDAPPDLIAAWAKHIADYPGSRITNMKATLSHSPLAFDVYMQWYPLYYEVIKIVGERTAYLFAHAISEASNCPLCTLFFRKIIIENGERPEDLHLSEAEQQLLDFGSEMARNRGEIPDAHYEPVRQRYNPAEVVVLVAFAGQMIATNVFNNALHVAIDGYLAPYYPVTQS; this is encoded by the coding sequence ATGACTCCCCGTATTCACCCCCTACCCGAAACCGATGCCCCGCCCGACCTGATAGCGGCCTGGGCCAAACATATTGCCGACTACCCCGGCTCACGCATTACGAACATGAAAGCCACGCTGAGCCATTCGCCACTGGCGTTTGACGTGTATATGCAATGGTATCCGCTGTACTATGAGGTGATAAAGATTGTGGGCGAACGAACGGCTTACCTGTTTGCCCATGCCATTTCGGAAGCCAGTAACTGCCCGCTCTGTACGCTGTTTTTCCGCAAGATTATCATCGAAAACGGCGAACGTCCCGAAGACCTGCACCTGAGTGAAGCCGAGCAACAACTGCTCGACTTTGGCAGCGAAATGGCCCGCAACCGGGGCGAAATTCCCGACGCGCACTACGAACCCGTCCGGCAGCGATACAACCCCGCCGAAGTCGTGGTGCTGGTGGCCTTCGCCGGACAGATGATTGCCACGAACGTATTTAACAATGCCCTGCACGTAGCCATTGACGGGTATCTGGCCCCGTATTACCCCGTAACGCAGTCATGA
- the feoB gene encoding ferrous iron transport protein B has product MSAPTIALLGNPNAGKSSLFNQLTGLRQKTGNFPGVTVDKKSGVWPIDAHTTATVVDLPGLYSIYPKSLDEQLVSDILANPAHPDYPDVAVVVVDASNLHRNLLLFTQVADLGVPTVLALNMLDVARQEDKDINATRLAMRLGVPVVRINARNGDGVDSLKKAVLGQMQTPTLPGKLFFDPANDVSALIADTKEKYGLTNNYLALQYLIQHDGFTFLDQPQQQGLDALIERHGFAEIKFQANETIARYKRIATIVADAVTDKRPAGQPTRTQKLDRILLHPVWGYVIFGLVLSLIFQAIFAWAQPFMDAIDAGVAWLNGQLKESLPAGPLTDLLTDGILAGIGGILVFIPQIAFLFLLIALLEESGYMSRVMVIMDRIMRTFGLNGRSVVPLISGVACAVPAIMATRSIGTRRDRLITILVTPLMSCSARLPIYTILIALVVPNQRVLGVFNLQGLALMFLYLLGLVSALMAAYILKLMLKTKERGYFIMELPTFKLPRWNHVGLTVWESVRSFVWEAGRVILAISIILWVLASYGPGDTMQQAETRVRRQYATSSASTTDQNEIENHVASERLEASYAGRFGHFIEPAIRPLGYDWKIGIALLSSFAAREVFVGTMATIYSIGDGGSDAGVTVRERLRQERNPDTGGPMYTPALAWSLLVFYVFAMMCMSTLAATQRETKSWFWPAVQLAYMMTLAYGAAFLTYQILNQD; this is encoded by the coding sequence TTGAGTGCCCCCACCATAGCCCTGCTGGGCAACCCGAATGCTGGAAAATCGTCGCTGTTTAATCAACTGACCGGCCTACGCCAGAAAACGGGCAATTTCCCCGGCGTCACGGTCGATAAAAAATCGGGCGTGTGGCCTATCGACGCGCATACGACGGCTACGGTTGTCGATTTGCCCGGCCTATATTCAATTTATCCAAAATCGCTCGATGAGCAGCTTGTTTCGGATATCCTCGCCAACCCCGCTCACCCCGATTACCCGGACGTAGCGGTGGTGGTAGTCGATGCGTCGAATCTGCACCGTAACCTGTTGCTGTTCACGCAGGTAGCCGATCTGGGCGTACCAACGGTGCTGGCCCTGAACATGCTCGACGTAGCCCGGCAGGAGGATAAAGATATAAATGCCACGCGGCTGGCAATGCGGCTGGGGGTGCCGGTGGTGCGTATCAACGCCCGCAACGGCGACGGTGTCGACTCGCTCAAAAAAGCGGTGCTCGGACAAATGCAAACGCCCACGCTGCCCGGCAAACTTTTCTTCGACCCCGCCAACGACGTGTCCGCGCTCATTGCCGATACAAAAGAAAAATATGGCCTGACTAACAATTACTTAGCCCTGCAATATCTGATTCAGCACGATGGGTTTACGTTTCTGGACCAACCGCAGCAACAGGGCTTAGACGCGCTGATTGAGCGGCATGGGTTTGCTGAAATCAAGTTTCAGGCCAACGAGACCATTGCACGATACAAGCGCATCGCCACTATCGTAGCCGACGCCGTTACCGACAAGCGGCCTGCCGGGCAACCTACCCGAACCCAGAAACTCGACCGCATCCTGCTCCATCCGGTCTGGGGATACGTTATTTTCGGGTTGGTGCTATCGCTGATTTTTCAGGCGATTTTTGCCTGGGCGCAACCGTTTATGGACGCCATCGACGCGGGTGTGGCCTGGCTCAACGGGCAGCTTAAAGAAAGCCTGCCTGCCGGGCCGCTCACCGATTTGCTGACCGATGGAATTCTGGCCGGTATTGGCGGTATTCTGGTATTTATCCCGCAGATTGCTTTTCTATTCCTGCTGATTGCCCTGCTCGAAGAATCGGGTTATATGTCGCGGGTGATGGTTATCATGGACCGCATCATGCGAACCTTTGGGCTGAATGGCCGGAGCGTGGTGCCGCTTATTTCGGGCGTGGCCTGCGCTGTGCCCGCCATCATGGCAACCCGCAGCATCGGCACCCGGCGCGACCGGCTTATCACCATCCTCGTAACGCCCCTGATGAGCTGCTCGGCCCGGTTGCCCATCTACACTATCCTGATTGCATTAGTCGTGCCGAATCAGCGCGTTCTGGGCGTTTTCAATTTGCAGGGCTTAGCTCTGATGTTTCTCTATCTGCTGGGATTAGTTAGTGCGCTGATGGCGGCTTACATCCTGAAGCTGATGCTGAAAACTAAAGAGCGGGGCTATTTTATCATGGAATTGCCTACGTTCAAACTGCCCCGCTGGAACCACGTTGGCCTAACGGTTTGGGAAAGCGTCCGGTCGTTTGTGTGGGAAGCCGGGCGGGTTATTCTGGCAATCTCGATTATTCTGTGGGTGCTGGCAAGCTACGGCCCCGGCGATACCATGCAGCAGGCCGAAACCCGCGTTCGGCGGCAATACGCCACTTCTTCTGCCAGCACGACGGACCAAAACGAGATCGAAAATCACGTAGCTTCCGAGCGGCTCGAAGCGTCGTATGCCGGGCGGTTCGGGCATTTTATCGAACCCGCCATCCGCCCGCTGGGCTACGACTGGAAAATCGGCATTGCGCTACTTAGTTCGTTTGCTGCCCGCGAGGTATTTGTTGGCACAATGGCAACTATCTATAGCATCGGCGACGGGGGCAGTGATGCAGGCGTTACCGTGCGCGAACGACTCCGGCAGGAACGTAACCCCGATACCGGCGGACCAATGTACACACCCGCGCTGGCGTGGTCGTTGCTGGTGTTCTACGTGTTCGCCATGATGTGCATGAGTACGCTGGCCGCTACGCAGCGCGAAACCAAAAGCTGGTTCTGGCCCGCCGTGCAGCTTGCTTACATGATGACGCTGGCCTACGGCGCAGCCTTCCTGACGTACCAGATTCTGAACCAGGATTAG
- a CDS encoding FeoA family protein, translating to MNKRSVADLRLGERAIIQSFNDERMSLKLLEMGCLPGAEICLDGQAPFGDPICLNVSGYCLSMRRSEAATILIE from the coding sequence ATGAATAAACGTAGCGTCGCAGACCTCCGCTTAGGCGAACGGGCTATTATCCAGTCGTTCAATGATGAGCGCATGTCGCTTAAACTGTTGGAGATGGGGTGTTTGCCCGGAGCTGAAATTTGCTTGGACGGGCAGGCCCCGTTTGGCGATCCGATCTGTCTGAATGTGTCGGGCTACTGCCTGTCGATGCGACGCTCTGAAGCGGCTACGATTTTAATCGAGTAA
- a CDS encoding type II toxin-antitoxin system RelE/ParE family toxin: MSDPPKHRTVIIYKEYFQDFFIQQRDKVKDKIIWTLTLIEELPKIPETYLKHIENTDGLYEIRVQQGSDIFRIFSFFDEGQLVVLTNGFQKKTQKTPKSEITKALKIKSEYEDEKKYGNDA; the protein is encoded by the coding sequence ATGAGCGACCCACCAAAGCATCGTACAGTTATAATCTACAAAGAATATTTCCAGGATTTTTTTATCCAACAACGCGACAAAGTGAAAGATAAAATAATCTGGACGTTAACACTGATTGAGGAACTTCCCAAGATACCCGAAACCTACCTGAAGCATATTGAGAATACCGATGGCCTGTATGAAATTCGGGTGCAGCAAGGCAGCGATATATTTAGAATATTCAGCTTTTTCGATGAGGGCCAATTAGTTGTACTGACCAATGGTTTTCAGAAAAAGACCCAGAAAACCCCGAAAAGTGAAATAACCAAAGCACTCAAAATCAAGAGCGAGTATGAAGACGAAAAAAAATACGGCAATGACGCTTAG
- a CDS encoding mycofactocin-coupled SDR family oxidoreductase, with protein MTNQSKKTAFITGAAHGQGREVALALAREGYNIVAFDIARNLTYPAYDFGSENELDSLQRAIETVGGSCLTAQGDVRNDDDIARAVDAAITRFGRIDVLFNNAGICAYGLAHELTEAEWDAMLDINLKGAWLVARRVIPVMQRQQSGVILNNSSIAGLRGMNRLSHYAASKWGLVGLTKSWAIELAPYNIRVNSIHPTGVNTPMNDGLAALEGTTTQEIAERSAGNLLPVPWVEPEDVAGMVLYLVSDAARYVTGSQFVLDAGLLTR; from the coding sequence ATGACCAATCAATCAAAAAAGACAGCTTTTATTACCGGCGCAGCACATGGGCAGGGCCGGGAAGTGGCGTTGGCACTGGCCCGCGAAGGCTACAACATCGTTGCCTTCGACATTGCCAGAAACCTGACTTATCCGGCTTATGATTTCGGTTCCGAAAACGAACTCGATTCATTACAACGCGCCATTGAAACAGTTGGCGGCTCGTGCCTGACCGCGCAGGGCGACGTTCGTAACGACGACGATATTGCACGGGCCGTTGATGCCGCCATTACTCGTTTTGGGCGGATCGACGTGCTGTTCAACAACGCGGGCATCTGTGCGTATGGCCTGGCCCATGAACTGACCGAAGCCGAATGGGACGCCATGCTCGACATCAATCTGAAAGGGGCGTGGTTAGTGGCCCGGCGCGTCATTCCGGTGATGCAGCGGCAGCAGTCGGGCGTGATTCTCAACAATTCGAGTATTGCGGGGCTGCGCGGTATGAACCGGCTGAGCCATTATGCGGCCTCGAAATGGGGGTTAGTGGGCCTGACCAAATCGTGGGCTATCGAACTGGCTCCCTACAACATTCGGGTAAACTCTATTCACCCAACGGGCGTCAACACGCCCATGAACGACGGACTGGCCGCGCTGGAGGGCACCACCACGCAGGAAATAGCCGAACGCTCGGCGGGCAACCTGCTGCCTGTGCCGTGGGTTGAACCCGAGGACGTGGCCGGTATGGTGCTGTATTTGGTATCGGATGCGGCCCGTTACGTCACGGGTTCGCAGTTTGTGCTCGATGCCGGCTTGCTGACCCGGTGA